Below is a window of Bactrocera dorsalis isolate Fly_Bdor unplaced genomic scaffold, ASM2337382v1 BdCtg377, whole genome shotgun sequence DNA.
AATGTttgaccactttttgcagcaattatCTGCAATAACCCGTCGAATATTCTCGACTCCGGCTTATCTGAGTAGCAAGCGAATTCACATAGCCCCACAAAAACTACTACGTCGCAAAAATGGCTTGGGTAATTATCATtactccaaatgcgacaattctgttTACTAATGTACTCTTTCAAACACAAGTGAGCTTCAAGCGCTGAACAAAACTTTCTTGTCAAGATCGGGATCAGTGGGCATCtcgtttttgtattaaaattaacgATTTGCAAACGTTGCTTTGAAGTAAGTCTGTTCATTAAGAAATGGTAAGCCAAAGTGAGTTTAAATCAAGTAACAGCTTTCGAAAAGGCCAAAAACATCCATTATTTAGCTTATTTTGGGTTATTTAAGGTTTCTGGGTTATGTTTAATGGGGAATCATATTATTCTCGCAAGTTACAGCTAACTTCAGCAATGACCGCTTGAAAACATTTTCGGTATTAATGTAGTTAATGTCTAAAACGCAAAACGTACTTTACTACTGATCTCCTTCAGCGTTAATAGCCTTGCCGTGTTGAAGGGGCTTAAGTAATAGTAATAGGCGCAACCCAAATGGCAATGTACTTTCCTACTACGAACTAAATGGGATGCCTTATAATTCCCACAATTAGGATATGAATGTGAAAAACCGCCCATCACCTGTTCGTGGAAGTTTGAAGACACTCGTACCAATACCATCCGCGCTTAAAGCTGGATGTTTAGTGGGCGGTAATCGAATGCTGATCGTTGATGATCTCCTCCGATGCCTGGGCAAAAACGGAGGTAATTTAATGCCTTCTCTACGTAAGCCGGCACTGTGGACCAGTGACTAACCCTTTCCGCCTGATTAGTGGGAATAGAATGaacacaacaaataatttttttaattctttgtgCTTCATGTGCAAAAAGGATCCACAAATTATGATCATAGATAGATCGCGTTCCCTCTGGACCTAGCCCGttcctggtggcgccatctatatgtcgactgttGCGTTAGATagaattggaagtgaagttattgcgttttaagtgtcagtatgtttgtgttatcggtgcgaaaatgagtttcgaacaaagaaccatcattaaattttgttttaaaattggtaaaacttttaccgaaacgtttcaattgaagaaacaagtttatggcgatgatttcCTATCACGTAGCAGAgtggtttcaacattttcaaagtggtcgtgtgGTCATAAATGacgtgggccaatcaaaatccgtgattaccggaaattttatcgaaactgtgcgtgaattcatcaaaaatcagtcgaaatcatcattaaaattcatggaaatggaattgaacatcgattcatcgcattttgaccgaacatttgagattacgaaaggtgtgtgcacggtttgttccgcagaaactgactgacgaccaaaaattgttcagaatccaacattcgaaggaagattatttgaccaaaaaccacattttaaccattaatcactccccATATTCACCTAACATAgcccatgaaagaaaagcgttatgcagacgtagaggccattcaaaaggcttgcaccggcatactggcggccataccggccaacgagctaaaacactcgttcgacatgcttttggatcatgcaaaaaactgtattgaagcagaaggagactattttgaataaaataaattgattttgccgcaAAAACCActgttctgtttactttggaatgtaCCTTGTAGGATAATCTATTGGAACTTATAAAAAACGGACTGGGACCAATATTGCAGGATGCTTCGATTAGTCCTTTCAGACGAGACAGGATAGAAATCCTTGCGATGGATGAGTGCGTTGAAGTCTTCCGCACTGCTTACAAAGCTTTCTTAGGAAGCTCTTGTGTAATGACAAAAATAACGGTAGAGGGAAATCCTTTTGGTTGACGTTTGAGCTCTTCAACAGGGTCTGTAGGACAAGGGCAACTATCGATTGATTGAGCGTTGTACAAGGCAGGACTCGCAATTTGATAGACCTTAATAGGGAACACCAAGATCTCTTCATGGAAAGCCTTTtgtaaaaagatggaaagctaTCATTAATCTTCAAAGTTCCTTTGGTATTTCAATGATGGGAATTGTAGCTGGACTCTAAGCAATATGGATCACCCCTGAACTCCTCCTATACGAGCTCCAGATGATTGTTGACTATAATAATCGGTCTTGATAGATGGTAGTCGAGAAAGAGAAAAGACCGCTCTGCAGGTAGGAAATAGACTTGAAGGAAAAAGCATAACTGAATTTAACGTTTTTGAATTAATTCGCCAAAAGATGGCATAACTTgattatttttccattattcCTTTATACGGAACATGCTTGGGAAAGCATTCATTCATGTGTGGagtaaacaatacaaatatttttaactgaaaTATGTAGAACCTACtatgtgaaaaaatgtttttgcatGGTGTCATTCTTCGTCACattaatatgaagaaaacttCAGCCGAAATTCAACTTACTTTGGTGGAAGCTTATGGTGAACATGCTCTAGTGGTTTGCATAATTTACAAATGGTGATTTTGTCTTGGAAGACGCAGAACGTCAGGGCCAgctaaaaaagtttgaaaatgaaGAACTTGATCGATAAGAAAAGTTAGCAAAGGGTTTTGAAATGCTCATTGAATTGAAGCCAAGAGACATTGAAAGCCAATTTTACATGCGGTTTGAACGCTAGAAAAGAAATcctttttgcataaaattgtgACTGGTGAGGTAAAATGGATCCATCAGGAAAACCCTAAacgcaaaaaattatatatgaactGGGCAACCAACCAAACAATCGGCAAAGCCGAATTCCCATGACGTAAAGGTTTGCTCAGTATTTGGTGGGATCAGAAGCGCTTGCAGTATTAAAAGCTTCTAAAACCGGGTAAAACTATTATTGGGGAATGCTATCTAAGACCACACATTTTAATAAAGCGAGCGATTGCTGAAAAACGACCGAAATTCGCGACTAGACATGAGTCAATAATTTTCATGATTATGACAACGCTACTAGGTCTCCGTTGCAAGACACTAAAACTATTTGGGAAAACAGCGGCTGTCAAGTTTCACTCACCCACCTTATAGCAAAAACCTTTTAATTACCATTTCTTGCGGTCGATGTAGAACATCCTCACTGCAATATGGCTCACAGGACAGGAGTCAAAAATTGGCTTCATTCTTGGCCGCCAAGCGGAGCAGTTCTTTTGAGATGGAATCGACATTGTTATTGCTTCAAACGGAGAATACTTTGACTTCAATATGATTACGTGCGAAGAGCGTTATAGACCCAATAAATTGAAAGCAatgtttttaagtttaaattccaataaataatttattactatACAAAACTATTTCGTAAACCATTACCCTCTTTTATACACTTAAAGACATGTTTAATAAATCTTGAAAGCGAGAAAATCGATTCTTATTTCCTTACTGGCAGCATAAACCGTAACAGTTAATACTTTTTCGAGGTCTCTAGTCAGACTTGCccttaaaatcaaaattacacACTAATCAGCCGGCTAACACAGCGCGCCTCTCTGGCACTCTTACAGTAACCATCGTAAGCATCGAAGAGCATTAAATAGCCACACTCCTGTAATAAGAAATAACCGTTGGTGCAACGATAGTAGTAACGACAATTTCTCGAATAAGCATAATTCGCGAAGACACCCGCACGGCAAAgacttttgatattttgtacgtctattgttgttgtactcgTAAGTAGAGGTTTTATTGTGGTTGAGTTATTaatagttgttgctgttattttcgTTGTTATTGGTGTCACCTGCGTTATTGTTTCGGTACTAGTTGCCCTCTGCGTGGTGATAGTTGTTACCATGGTTGTTGTTTTAGGTGTTGTGGCCGTACTCTCCGCTATTATTACTGTGGGGGCATCGGTTGTAGCTGACAcctgttcttcttcttctgataATTCACTTAAATCTGCGTTCTCACACTGGTAATCTTCCAAACATTCATCCTGTGTACAGTAGGCCGACGATTCACCATCACAGTAAATATATGGATAACGGGAATTACATGCTGTATTTGAATTTGGTATATATTCCGTTGTTTCCAATGCGACGCTGTCACAATCGCTTATAATTCTGGCTTGTGTCGGTCCCAATAATTGTAGCGCGATTAATGTTATAACGGTAAAGTTATATATGAAggataataacatttttttgttttaactcaCACCAACAACACGTTCACTGATTCGTTTACGGTTTGACTATATTTTTTCGTTCAGTGTGACGCTTTTATATCAGCGAACTGAAGATCTTGTCGTGTGCCCAAGGGCGCTTACGCATTTCTAATCAATGAAAAATTGCTTGGCAACATTTTGGTAGACAAATAGTTGATCACTCTGATGATGCATTTTAATGGAATGTAATTTGGTTTCATTTCGTTCGAAATCTGAAAGAACCCCAAAACCCTATATACATAGGAACAAGGTTAGTTCAAAAAGTACTTAATCTACaagagaaaaatgaaaattttggaaagtGTATGATTTATTTCACAGCATCATCTGCTGAAAGGTCGATACAGCTGATCCAAAAGAGCTCCAATTTATTTCATTCGTCTAAAAAATGTACCTCCAGCATGTatgaaaagtaggcgtggcaAGGTGGTTATTCTCAGTTGACTACAATTTCTGACGGATGAgtggctttttttttaattcgaaaaagGAGTCGTCCGGAAAATACGTTTGATTGAGCAGCTGTTCGTGATCTAAAATCTGTGGTAACACCGAGGGTGTGAGCCACTGGGAGAACTTTTTCCCAACCAAACAAGACAAGTTTTTCGACATCCGAACAACCCAATACTTAGGACCAGTAGAGTGTTCTGACATCTTTTTTCTTCGCCAGGTTATCCAAACTGGCACCTTTGATCTGCAATTCGAAGTCCAATGAACCCAATACTTCGGATTAGTAGAGTCTTGTGATCGTTGTGTCCCTAACACCTTGTAAATTCCAGAAAAACAATTCTTCTTTTAAGTCTATAAGACAGCCTGCGGCTTCTGCAAAACAAGTAGTAGGTGAAGTTCACAGTTCCGTTTGTTTCTTGGATCCttgttttgattttgaatcTTCGGGGGCTATGCTTGTGGCGAACAAAATCAGCGTCACGTCATATTGCTCAGGAGAAGTTGGAGTCAGGCTGCCACGACCCATATCTGTTACAGAGGGCAATA
It encodes the following:
- the LOC105221834 gene encoding uncharacterized protein LOC105221834, which translates into the protein MLLSFIYNFTVITLIALQLLGPTQARIISDCDSVALETTEYIPNSNTACNSRYPYIYCDGESSAYCTQDECLEDYQCENADLSELSEEEEQVSATTDAPTVIIAESTATTPKTTTMVTTITTQRATSTETITQVTPITTKITATTINNSTTIKPLLTSTTTIDVQNIKSLCRAGVFANYAYSRNCRYYYRCTNGYFLLQECGYLMLFDAYDGYCKSAREARCVSRLISV